One window of Lytechinus variegatus isolate NC3 chromosome 2, Lvar_3.0, whole genome shotgun sequence genomic DNA carries:
- the LOC121409738 gene encoding uncharacterized protein LOC121409738 — MTRTNERIACEKVTGLKVKAYYNSEKVISLPPSYTRDIIPADRHHIPTPDTARSFKHLSRIANMIAPLQDVEIGLLIGYDCAKALAPRAVIHSPDERGPYAVQTDLGWSIVGTVNAGYVESHNDPIGVSHRTTVRMVPEEVQLKGHRSEVIFTHPATTKEEITPLHVVQLLEADFTPDKKQKPYSQNDLKFVKLMEKEIHVSESGHYEMPLPFKEEEVPVLPNNKFVAAKRLNHLKKKFENDATYYDQYLQKMNNLLEKKYAEKVSEPGEPGKIWYIPHHGVQQPKKLRVVFDCSSQFKGECLNSHLLTGPDLTNALAGVLCRFRKEKVAFMCDIKEMFHQFHVNKEYRDYLRFLWWPDGDYRREPTDFRMNVHLFGAASSPGCANFGLKHIATDMADEISQDAAKFIQRDFYVDDGLKAVETEEEAIDLISKTKKICGHGGLHVHKVVSNSRKVLDSVPKEDRAKEVKELNLLLDHLPVEKALGVQWCVESDTFRFRVTFQDKPLTWRGVLSTVVSVYDPLGLLAPLLLPGKIILQDLCRTSAAWDDPLPDLLQDRWNKWKTDILQLERVSIDRCYKPEDFGEVKNVELHHFCDASNLGYGHCTYLRMINGRGEVHCTLVLSKSRMSPIKAITVPRLELTAAVLSVKMSAFLQAELDLKLDREVFWTDSRVVLGYIKNETRRYHVFVANRVRQIRDESSPNQWRHVSTQDNPADAPSRGLTVDQLEASKWFMGPDFIWESEIPEETEEEATVIPKDPEVKSNTHASVKGVDELELKRFDHLSSWYRAKRAVANCLRLKSYLQKCCQARGDGNDIKKVVMEPLTTEQLLHAEKEIIRLIQRRTFDEAKSSEISKPHNERERRRRCKETSRLCRLDPFIDDDGILRVGGRLRRSDLSFESKHPAILPQIHLTELIVSQCHTEVAHGGRGMTTNHLRAKGYWILGSSNFISKFISQCVVCRRLRQPPQIQKMADLPEDRLSPAPPFTYAGVDCFGPWLIKEGRKELKRYGLIFTCMASRGIHIEVLHSLSTDSFINGLRRFISVRGPVRQLRCDRGTNFVGAEAEFKRCAESSEKQVKDFLLKEGCDFIAFKFNVPASSHMGGVWERQIRSIRQVLDVLLHQAGQQLDDESLRTLMCEAAAIVNSRPLTTDLLNEPTHAIPLTPNHLLTQKSRVILPPPGSFSREDVYARKRWRRVQHLANEFWCRWKKEFLCQLQSRQKWTKPHRNMRIGDVVIIKDDNTPRNVWPLGRIVELYQSKDDYIRKVRVMVGDRKLDNVGKRSNPVTYLDRPIHKLVLLLPSEDQE; from the coding sequence ATGACGAGGACAAATGAGAGAATAGCTTGTGAGAAGGTGACTGGATTGAAAGTGAAGGCTTACTACAACTCCGAGAAGGTAATTAGCCTCCCTCCAAGCTATACGAGAGACATTATCCCAGCAGATCGACATCATATTCCTACTCCTGACACAGCAAGATCCTTCAAACACTTGTCTAGGATTGCCAATATGATTGCTCCTCTTCAGGATGTTGAAATTGGACTCTTGATCGGCTACGACTGTGCCAAGGCTCTAGCTCCTCGTGCTGTCATCCACTCTCCTGACGAAAGAGGACCCTATGCAGTCCAGACAGACCTAGGATGGAGCATTGTTGGGACGGTGAACGCAGGTTATGTTGAAAGTCACAATGATCCCATTGGTGTGAGCCATCGTACAACTGTACGGATGGTGCCTGAGGAGGTACAGTTGAAAGGTCATCGCTCAGAAGTGATCTTCACGCATCCAGCTACTACGAAGGAAGAGATCACCCCTCTTCATGTTGTCCAACTTCTCGAAGCTGACTTCACTCCTGATAAGAAGCAGAAACCCTATTCCCAGAATGATTTGAAGTTTGTTAAGCTAATGGAGAAGGAGATTCACGTTTCAGAGAGTGGACACTACGAGATGCCCCTTCCCTTCAAGGAGGAAGAGGTACCTGTACTGCCTAACAACAAGTTTGTTGCTGCCAAACGTTTGAACCACCTGaagaaaaagtttgaaaatgatgCCACCTACTATGACCAATACCTACAAAAGATGAACAATCTTCTTGAAAAGAAGTATGCAGAGAAGGTGTCCGAACCAGGTGAACCAGGCAAGATATGGTATATTCCACATCATGGAGTACAGCAACCAAAGAAACTGAGGGTGGTGTTCGATTGCAGTTCACAGTTCAAAGGAGAGTGTTTGAACTCTCATCTTCTCACTGGCCCTGATTTGACCAATGCACTTGCTGGAGTACTGTGCAGATTCAGAAAAGAGAAGGTAGCCTTCATGTGTGACATCAAAGAAATGTTTCATCAGTTTCATGTCAACAAAGAGTACCGTGACTACCTGCGCTTCCTCTGGTGGCCAGACGGAGACTATCGTCGAGAGCCTACTGACTTCAGAATGAATGTGCACCTCTTTGGAGCTGCCTCTTCGCCCGGGTGCGCAAATTTTGGATTGAAGCATATAGCAACCGACATGGCAGATGAAATAAGTCAAGATGCAGCCAAGTTCATCCAACGAGACTTTTACGTCGATGATGGGCTCAAGGCAGTAGAAACAGAAGAAGAGGCCATCGATCTGATCTCAAAGACCAAGAAGATATGTGGACATGGTGGTCTTCATGTTCACAAAGTTGTCTCCAACTCAAGGAAAGTGCTAGATTCAGTTCCAAAGGAAGATAGAGCTAAAGAAGTGAAAGAATTGAATCTTCTACTCGATCACCTGCCTGTCGAGAAAGCTTTAGGCGTGCAATGGTGTGTCGAATCTGATACTTTCCGCTTTAGGGTGACCTTCCAAGACAAGCCTTTGACTTGGAGAGGTGTACTGTCAACCGTGGTGTCCGTGTACGACCCTCTTGGATTGTTAGCCCCATTGCTGCTTCCTGGCAAGATAATACTTCAGGATCTATGTAGAACTTCTGCCGCTTGGGATGACCCCCTTCCAGACCTACTTCAAGACAGGTGGAATAAGTGGAAAACAGACATTCTCCAACTCGAAAGGGTCTCCATTGACAGGTGTTACAAGCCGGAAGACTTTGGGGAAGTCAAGAATGTCGAGCTACACCACTTCTGTGATGCGAGCAACCTTGGTTACGGTCATTGTACTTACCTGAGAATGATTAATGGAAGGGGAGAAGTACATTGTACGCTTGTGTTGAGCAAATCCAGAATGTCACCAATCAAGGCAATCACAGTACCAAGGCTGGAACTGACTGCAGCTGTTCTGTCGGTGAAGATGAGCGCCTTTCTTCAAGCTGAGCTAGACCTCAAACTTGATAGGGAGGTCTTTTGGACTGATAGCCGAGTGGTGCTAGGCTATATTAAGAACGAGACAAGGCGTTATCATGTCTTTGTTGCAAATAGAGTCCGCCAAATTAGAGATGAATCATCACCCAATCAATGGAGGCACGTCAGCACTCAAGATAATCCAGCTGATGCCCCATCAAGAGGACTCACGGTCGATCAGCTTGAAGCATCAAAGTGGTTCATGGGTCCAGACTTCATTTGGGAAAGCGAAATTCCGGAAGAAACTGAGGAAGAAGCTACAGTCATTCCTAAAGATCCTGAAGTGAAAAGCAACACCCATGCCTCAGTAAAAGGGGTAGATGAGCTCGAGTTAAAGCGATTTGATCATCTCTCTAGTTGGTATCGAGCGAAGAGAGCTGTGGCGAACTGCCTCCGTCTCAAATCATACCTACAGAAATGCTGCCAAGCAAGAGGAGATGGGAATGACATCAAGAAAGTTGTGATGGAACCTCTGACTACCGAACAACTTCTTCATGCAGAGAAGGAAATCATAAGACTGATTCAGAGGAGGACATTTGATGAAGCGAAATCATCAGAGATCAGCAAGCCTCACAACGAAAGAGAAAGAAGGCGTCGTTGCAAGGAGACCAGTCGCTTGTGTCGTCTTGACCCATTTATAGATGATGATGGCATCCTTAGAGTTGGAGGACGTTTGAGGAGATCTGACCTCTCATTTGAAAGCAAACATCCTGCCATCCTTCCTCAAATTCACCTGACCGAGTTAATTGTATCTCAGTGTCATACTGAGGTGGCTCATGGAGGAAGAGGCATGACGACTAACCATCTCAGAGCAAAGGGATATTGGATCTTGGGTAGCAGCAACTTCATCTCGAAATTCATCTCCCAATGTGTAGTCTGTCGCAGACTTCGACAACCTCCACAAATTCAGAAGATGGCAGACTTACCTGAGGACCGTCTTTCCCCAGCTCCACCATTTACTTATGCTGGAGTTGATTGCTTTGGGCCTTGGCTAATAAAGGAAGGACGGAAAGAACTGAAACGCTATGGTCTGATATTCACATGTATGGCATCGAGAGGTATTCACATCGAAGTTCTACACTCCCTCTCCACCGACTCCTTCATCAATGGTCTCAGACGCTTCATTTCTGTCAGAGGCCCTGTAAGACAATTGAGATGTGACAGGGGAACGAACTTTGTGGGTGCTGAGGCGGAGTTCAAACGATGTGCTGAATCCAGTGAGAAACAGGTAAAAGACTTTCTCCTGAAAGAGGGATGCGACTTCATCGCTTTCAAGTTCAATGTACCTGCTTCTAGCCACATGGGCGGAGTGTGGGAGCGGCAGATCCGCTCCATACGTCAGGTCTTAGATGTTCTGCTACACCAGGCAGGCCAACAACTAGATGACGAGTCGTTGAGAACTTTGATGTGTGAGGCGGCTGCCATTGTAAACAGTCGTCCGCTAACCACCGACCTCCTGAATGAACCAACACATGCCATTCCATTGACTCCTAATCATCTGTTGACTCAAAAGTCGAGGGTCATTCTTCCACCCCCTGGTAGTTTCTCTCGAGAAGATGTCTACGCGAGGAAACGATGGCGGAGAGTACAACATTTGGCAAATGAGTTTTGGTGTCGATGGAAGAAGGAGTTTCTTTGTCAGCTTCAGTCGCGACAGAAGTGGACCAAGCCACATCGCAACATGAGAATAGGAGATGTGGTAATTATTAAAGACGATAACACTCCTCGCAATGTTTGGCCTCTTGGAAGAATCGTTGAACTGTATCAATCAAAGGATGACTACATTCGTAAGGTTAGGGTCATGGTAGGAGACAGAAAATTAGACAATGTGGGAAAACGAAGTAACCCAGTGACTTACCTTGATCGTCCCATCCACAAGCTAGTTCTTCTTCTTCCGAGTGAAGACCAGGAATAA
- the LOC121407853 gene encoding zinc finger protein 64-like, with product MDKHICGTCGSQYSTIEDFIQHKQSECKLVSKTPQVVQTIAMKLSTPARSKVNSTRGQNGQHHNVVSTATVETSSETLKGSSGKEPEKQKKKRVRKKNAEPAAGETQRKAAGEKRKPNKYLKQFKCDFESCTFATAHRNDFRRHQRIHTGEKPFKCQFCEKQFSRCDKMKLHERVHTKEKPFACELCSYKCADGGSLKKHMRIHSDDRPYQCQLCSYASRNSSQLVVHLRTHTGDSPFHCQQCDAKFKTNTDLKRHILIHTGSKPFACDQCSYKSRLKCNLKSHIETNHRGKAKYQCCQCPFKCRTQKQLSDHSFKEHRNSVVSASSTSFLTKTSRENCKKVFSCEYCTYSSKYKSAWLKHTKKKHSEQLKLLDSTQVKTPTSVTMKKILVKNENRLKGTKGSKPVIPVLDGNRPWSCNICGASFIREDSFRSHRRQHEKLQENQNSATHESIENTSKTSDLESEKRCTADINHGTFVVTVGTCTNQPVSADVERSDPVRMEDMSSRNNMSQSNNQGIKRYPSRNGAGTSSDASMVTLTIPDPMSMGAEVCISGDTSLIGTAIPHGNPPNNTINILPESSESQGKPCQGELMAMMPVSVDRTPSELGSNVLQTEVIIAQECDTYVHDIVEGGQLQKKDAIQFQPLGYGTSNTPILLSTVPPTIVQSPSSSCPSVINAMKTSQTKINAFENVNVSFTSPSTAAYVNLSNIGLGQVKTVPFISTNQLQSVHPPVSRGAVQQVQIKDSQHQVLDQNYIGTLNTTINNSALTTSSTATYLNMSLSSSVTGSQPTDQTPLPKTFLPTRTFILNGRELSQAGPAIKGNDF from the coding sequence ATGGATAAGCACATTTGTGGAACCTGCGGGTCACAATACTCTACCATAGAAGATTTCATACAGCACAAACAGTCTGAATGTAAGTTGGTCTCAAAGACGCCTCAAGTTGTCCAAACTATTGCGATGAAGTTGTCTACGCCAGCCCGGTCCAAAGTCAACTCGACTCGAGGCCAAAATGGACAACATCACAATGTTGTTTCCACAGCCACTGTGGAGACAAGCTCAGAGACACTGAAAGGATCATCAGGTAAAGAACCTGagaaacagaaaaagaagagggtGAGGAAAAAGAATGCTGAACCAGCTGCTGGAGAAACACAAAGAAAGGCTGCAGGAGAAAAGAGAAAACCTAATAAATATCTCAAGCAgtttaaatgtgattttgaatccTGTACGTTTGCGACAGCTCATCGGAATGATTTTCGCCGTCATCAAAGGATCCACACGGGGGAGAAGCCCTTCAAATGTCAGTTTTGTGAGAAACAGTTCTCTAGATGCGATAAGATGAAACTTCATGAGAGGGTCCATACAAAGGAGAAGCCCTTCGCGTGTGAATTGTGTTCCTACAAGTGTGCTGACGGGGGAAGCTTGAAGAAACACATGCGTATTCATTCGGATGATAGGCCCTACCAGTGTCAGCTCTGTTCCTATGCCAGTCGCAACTCTAGCCAGTTGGTTGTCCACCTCCGCACCCACACTGGTGACTCACCATTCCACTGCCAGCAGTGCGATGCTAAGTTCAAAACCAACACCGATCTGAAAAGGCATATCCTTATCCACACAGGAAGCAAACCCTTTGCCTGTGATCAATGCAGCTATAAATCTCGTCTCAAGTGCAATCTAAAATCACATATTGAGACTAACCATAGAGGGAAGGCAAAGTACCAGTGCTGCCAGTGTCCATTCAAGTGTAGAACTCAGAAACAACTGAGTGATCATTCATTTAAAGAACATAGGAATTCTGTGGTTAGTGCTAGTAGCACATCTTTCCTCACCAAGACAAGCagagaaaattgcaagaaagtTTTCTCATGTGAGTATTGCACATACTCGTCAAAGTACAAAAGTGCTTGGTTGAAACATACCAAGAAAAAACATTCTGAGCAATTGAAACTCTTGGATTCTACACAAGTAAAGACACCAACGTCTGTCACgatgaaaaaaattcttgtgAAGAATGAGAACAGATTGAAAGGAACAAAAGGCTCGAAACCAGTCATTCCTGTGTTAGATGGGAATAGACCATGGTCATGCAATATTTGCGGTGCATCATTTATAAGAGAAGATTCTTTCAGGAGCCATAGAAGACAGCATGAAAAACTGCAGGAGAACCAAAATAGTGCAACTCACGAATCAATAGAGAACACTTCAAAGACATCTGATCTAGAATCTGAAAAGAGATGCACAGCTGATATAAATCATGGCACATTTGTGGTTACAGTAGGAACATGTACAAACCAACCCGTTTCAGCAGATGTTGAAAGGAGTGATCCTGTTAGAATGGAAGATATGTCTTCAAGAAATAATATGTCACAGTCTAATAACCAGGGTATCAAGAGGTATCCGAGTAGGAATGGAGCAGGTACTTCTTCTGATGCGTCCATGGTTACCTTGACAATACCTGACCCAATGTCCATGGGTGCAGAGGTCTGTATCTCGGGAGATACTTCATTGATTGGCACAGCTATTCCCCATGGCAACCCTCCAAATAATACAATAAACATCCTGCCAGAGTCCAGTGAATCTCAAGGGAAACCCTGTCAAGGAGAGCTTATGGCCATGATGCCAGTCAGCGTCGACAGGACACCCTCTGAACTTGGCAGCAACGTACTGCAGACAGAAGTTATTATAGCACAGGAATGTGACACTTATGTTCATGATATTGTTGAAGGCGGACAGTTACAGAAGAAAGATGCCATCCAATTTCAGCCCCTTGGCTATGGAACATCAAATACTCCCATCCTTTTGTCTACGGTGCCTCCTACTATTGTCCAAAGTCCCAGTTCTTCTTGCCCATCTGTTATCAATGCCATGAAGACTTCTCAGACCAAGATCAATGCTTTTGAAAATGTTAATGTGTCTTTCACCTCCCCATCCACTGCTGCTTATGTAAACCTCTCTAATATTGGTCTTGGACAAGTAAAAACCGTGCCATTCATTAGTACAAATCAGTTGCAATCAGTTCATCCCCCTGTATCAAGAGGTGCTGTTCAACAAGTTCAGATCAAAGACAGCCAACATCAGGTACTGGACCAGAATTATATTGGAACTCTGAACACTACTATAAATAACAGTGCTTTGACTACCAGCTCAACCGCAACCTACCTCAACATGTCCTTATCAAGTTCAGTCACAGGTAGTCAGCCTACAGATCAAACTCCCCTACCAAAAACTTTTCTTCCCACAAgaacatttattttgaatggAAGGGAGCTTAGCCAGGCTGGTCCAGCTATTAAAGGCAATGACTTCTAA